CGGGTGCTGTTCATGGAACAGGGAGCCATTGTGGAAGAAGGGCCGCCGGAGGAGCTGTTTGGAAATCCGCAGCACATGCGGACCCGGGAATTTTTATCGAAGGTGCTGTAAGCGGCGGGGATTCCCGCCGTTTTTTTTGAAATATCAGAAAGTATAAGCTTCGCGCTTATCCTTAACCTGATATTTTTACGAGAAATGGATGCCTTCCTCTTCCAGAGGACGGCGGAGCCGTTTCTTCTTAAAATATAAGAGTTTATTAGATTCATCGATGCCGCCGGGAGCGAAGTAGAATCTTGTCTATTAATCAAGTAAAATTGGAAGTGCGCGGTCAGGAATTGAAACATATTCGGTTTCTCCGCGTATGACCTTGTATATTTATTTTGCCGGGAATGCCCGGCGCAACCTAGCGATTTTTCGAAATGGAGGGTTAACGCTTGGCTGGAATTAATCTGGTAAAAGGCCAAAAAATCGATTTGACCAAAGGCAATGCCGGTCTGACGAATGTGATCGTCGGTCTGGGATGGGACCCCGCCGAATCCAAAGGGCTGTTCGGGTTCAAGAAGCAGGCCAATGTTGACTGCGATGCCTCGGCCCTGCTGCTGAACGCGGACGGAAAGCTCACGAAGAAGACCAATCTGGTCTGCTTCCACAACAAGCAGAGCGCCTGTAATTCGGTCGTTCATTCCGGTGACAATCTGACAGGCGAGGGAGACGGAGACGACGAGCAAATCAGAGTGAACCTTAGCGCAATCCCTTCCGATGTGCACCGGGTTCTGGTTGTTGTCAACATTTACGACGCCGTGAACCGCAAGCAGGATTTCGGCATGATCAGATCGGCGTATATCCGCGTGATGAATGCCTCGGGCGGTGCCGAACTGGTCAGATATAACCTGTCGGACAACTACTCCGGCTTCACTGCCCTGATCTGCGGCGAACTGTACCGCCACGGATCGGATTGGAAGTTCGCGGCGATCGGCGAAGGCAGTCATGCGGCGCATGTCAATCAGTTGGCCGAACGGTATGTATAACGGCAGTTTTCGTGCATTTTGACTTACCCATACCATTAATGAAGAGAGGTTATGCAAAAATGGCAATCAATTTATCCAAAGGTCAGAAGATCGATTTGACGAAGTCGAACCCGGGTCTCTCCAAAATTACGGTAGGTTTGGGCTGGGACACGAATAAATATGACGGCGGCAAGGATTTTGACCTGGACTGCTCCGTTTTTCTGGCGAACGCGAACGGAAAAGTAACTAAAGAGAGCAATTTTATCTTTTTCAATAACAGACAGAATGAGAATGGTTCCGTTGTGCATACCGGCGACAACCGTACCGGCGAAGGAGACGGCGACGACGAGCAGATCCAAATCGACCTTGCGGGCGTTCCTGCCGATGTGGAGAAGATCGCCTTTTCGATCACCATTTATGAGGCAGAGCACAGAAACCAGAACTTTGGACAGGTCTCTCGTTCGTATGTACGGATTCTGAACGAAGTGAACAATGAGGAACT
This region of Paenibacillus sp. URB8-2 genomic DNA includes:
- a CDS encoding TerD family protein, which encodes MAGINLVKGQKIDLTKGNAGLTNVIVGLGWDPAESKGLFGFKKQANVDCDASALLLNADGKLTKKTNLVCFHNKQSACNSVVHSGDNLTGEGDGDDEQIRVNLSAIPSDVHRVLVVVNIYDAVNRKQDFGMIRSAYIRVMNASGGAELVRYNLSDNYSGFTALICGELYRHGSDWKFAAIGEGSHAAHVNQLAERYV
- a CDS encoding TerD family protein, translated to MAINLSKGQKIDLTKSNPGLSKITVGLGWDTNKYDGGKDFDLDCSVFLANANGKVTKESNFIFFNNRQNENGSVVHTGDNRTGEGDGDDEQIQIDLAGVPADVEKIAFSITIYEAEHRNQNFGQVSRSYVRILNEVNNEELIRFDLGEDFSIETGVVVGELYRHAGEWKFNAIGSGYRDGLAGLTRDYGLQ